From Gottschalkiaceae bacterium SANA:
GGAATTGCTGGGAATGGAATGGGATTGCGTTATTCTCACGGGATGTTTGAACAGCAGATTGTAAAGGGCAACCAGGTGGAAGTTCCGGATGAGTGGTTAAATGATGCTTTTTCCTGGGAAGTTGTGAAACCGACCCGGTCTGTTGTGGTTCGCTTTGGCGGCCATGTAAGAGGGGAAGAAGTCGAAGGAAGATGGGTTTACTTTCATGAAGGGTACGATGCAATTCGTGCAGTTCCCTATGATGTACCGATTGTAGGAAGCGAGAATGGTCAAGTCAATACACTTCGCTTGTGGAGAGCCGTTGCCATGCAGGATATGGATATCAATGCCTTTAATCGTGGAGAATTTATTGAGGCAGTACGTCATCAGTCAGAGGCGGAAGCCATTTCTCAAATTCTCTACCCCAATGATCAAAGCCATGAGGGAAGAGTTTTGCGGTTAAAGCAACAATATCTTTTGGTAGCTGCGGGTCTAGAGACGATAATCGGTCGATTTACTGGCCGGGGGGGCAATGTGAAGCGATTGTCCGAATCGGTTGCCATTCAAATCAATGATACCCACCCCGCTTTATGCGTGGCTGAACTAATGCGTATTCTGATCGATGGTAGAGGCATGGATTGGGAAACGGCTTGGGAACAGACGAAAAACACCATTCATTATACGAATCACACCATTATGCCCGAGGCTTTGGAAGAATGGTCTTATGAAACTATGAAACATCTGCTTCCACGCATTACAATGATCCTCGACGAAATTCATCGGAGGGACCGCATAGAAAACCCTGAATTAGACCCAATGATGGAATGGGGAAAGGTCAAGATGGCAACCCTTTCAATTATTGGATCAAGACGAGTGAATGGGGTGGCCAAGTTGCACACCGAGATCTTAAAAGAGGAGTTATTCGCAGGCAGATACCAAAAATATCCTGAACAATTCGATTCGATTACCAACGGGGTTTCTCATCGGCGATTTTTAATTGGAGCCAACCCCAATTTGTCACGATTGATCACTGAAAAAATCGGAGTGGATTGGAGGAAAAAACCAGAACTCCTTCAATGTTTAACCGATTGCTCCGAAGATAATGGTTTTCTTGATGAATTGCATCGAGTGAAGCAGGGAAACAAAGAAGAACTAGCTGCGATCATTCAGCAGCAAATGAATATTTGTGTCGATCCGAGCTCCATCTTTGATGTGCATGTGAAACGAATCCATGCCTATAAGCGTCAATTATTAAATGTTTTGCATATTATGCATCTCTATAATCGAATCATAGATGATCATGCCCAGGAAATGATACCTCGAACCTTTGTCTTTGCAGGTAAGGCGGCTCCGGGATACTATTATGCAAAACGGTTGATTGAATTGATTCATGCGGTCTCAGAGAAGATTGAAGCAAATCCAAAAACACGTGATATCATTCGAGTCGTCTTTATCCCAAACTTCAATGTCACGGTGGCGGAACGTCTGTATCCGGCAGCTGATTTGAGTGAGCAGATTTCTACTGCATCCCGGGAAGCTTCGGGAACAGGAAATATGAAGTTTATGATGAATGGCGCCGTTACGATCGGAACACTCGATGGCGCAAATGTAGAAATTTATCGTGAAGCCGGCTGGGATAATATGTTTGTTTTTGGATTGAAAGCCGATGAAGTTTTGCGTTATTATCGGGATGATTCTTATCATGCCTTGGGAGAATACCAAAAAGATCCGCGGTTAAAACTAGTTGTTGATGAACTAGTGAATGGTTTTTTTGACAAACGTCCAGGTGCTTTTCAATCTATTTTCGATTCGCTTTTATTGGAAAATGATCAGTTCTTTGTTCTGCGTGACTTTGCGGATTATGCGGAAACACAACAAGTTGTGGGTCGATATTATCGAGATTCTTATCGCTGGAATCGGATGCAACTTTCAAATATTGCACATTCTGGTTATTTTTCCAGCGATCGTTCGATCCAGGAATATGCAGCTAGGATATGGAGATTAGGAGGGAAATTATGAAAAAAAAATGTGTTGCCATGCTCTTAGCAGGAGGCCAAGGAAGCCGTTTGGGTGTATTAACTAAGGCAGTCGCCAAACCAGCAGTGCTTTTTGGTGGGAAGTATCGATTGATAGATTTTTCTTTAAGTAATTGTTATCACTCCAATATCGATACGGTTGGTGTTTTGACTCAGTATCAACCCCTGGAACTCAATTCATACATCGCTACAGGAAGCGCTTGGTCTCTTGATAATGTGAGTGGCGGAGTTACAATTTTGCCACCGTATCAGAATCGATATGGGGCAAGCTGGTATCGAGGTACTGCTGATGCTATTTTTCAAAACATTTCCTTTCTTCAATCCTATAATCCTGAGCATGTTTTGATAATTTCGGGTGATCATATCTATAAAATGGATTATTCAGAGATGTTGAGAAACCATATTGAGAATGATGCGGATTTGACCATTGGTGGATTAATTGTGGAAGCAGAGGAGGCTTCCCGGTTTGGAATCATGAGTACGGATGATGAAAATCGCATCACCGATTTTGAAGAGAAACCAAAAAATCCTAAAGGTAATCTTGCTTCGATGGGCATCTATATTTTCAAATGGTCGGAATTAAAACGATTATTAAAAGAAGATGGAGTCAAGGATGACAGTCAGCATGATTTTGGCAAGAATATTATTCCAACAGCTTTGGCTGAGCAATTGGGCGTCTTTGCCTTTCCTTTTAATGGATATTGGAGAGATGTGGGAACCATTGAAAGCTTTTACGATGCACAGATGGAATTATTGATGAAAAACCCACCACTTAATCTCTTTGACAAAGATTTTCGCATTTATTCAAATTTTGAAAGTTTGCCACCCCATTTTATTTCCAGAAATGCGTCCGTAACCGACTGTTTAATATCTGATGGATGTTTGGTTCACGGAGAGGTTACGCATTCTATTTTGTCCGGTGGCGTGATCGTCGAAAAGGGAGCTCTTGTGGAAGACTCGATTATTCTCAAAAATGTGAGAATTGGAAAAAATGCAAAGATACGGCATGCAATTTTGGATGAAGGTGTCGTGATTCCTGCAGATAAAGAAATTGGATTTGCGAATCAAGCCATTCAATTGATTGGAAAGGAGGATCATGATGCGTAAAGTAATGGGCATTATTTTTCAGCGATGGGATCATGAACTGCAGAAGTTTACGATGAATAGAGGCATATCGACCATTCCTTTTGGTGGACGATATCGGATGATTGATTTTGCGCTTTCCAATTTAGTAAATGCGAATATTCATTCCATTGGTGTCTTGGGCGGGGCGAAGTATGGCTCCTTGATCGATCACTTGGGTACCGGGCAGGAATGGTCCTTACACCGGAAAACACAGGATCTTGCCATTCTTCCAGCATTGGAAAATTACTCCATTGAACCCGGCATATACTTTGACCTACG
This genomic window contains:
- the glgC gene encoding glucose-1-phosphate adenylyltransferase, whose product is MKKKCVAMLLAGGQGSRLGVLTKAVAKPAVLFGGKYRLIDFSLSNCYHSNIDTVGVLTQYQPLELNSYIATGSAWSLDNVSGGVTILPPYQNRYGASWYRGTADAIFQNISFLQSYNPEHVLIISGDHIYKMDYSEMLRNHIENDADLTIGGLIVEAEEASRFGIMSTDDENRITDFEEKPKNPKGNLASMGIYIFKWSELKRLLKEDGVKDDSQHDFGKNIIPTALAEQLGVFAFPFNGYWRDVGTIESFYDAQMELLMKNPPLNLFDKDFRIYSNFESLPPHFISRNASVTDCLISDGCLVHGEVTHSILSGGVIVEKGALVEDSIILKNVRIGKNAKIRHAILDEGVVIPADKEIGFANQAIQLIGKEDHDA
- a CDS encoding glycogen/starch/alpha-glucan phosphorylase; amino-acid sequence: MFQTAEEFQGLFKKKIRKVTGEKIDRSSRHEQYLGLVKVLMDELSEMWFESNDRHYTEDPKLIYYFSMEFLIGKLLDQVLYSLGIRDLVEEGLEGLSISLKDMLDEENEAGLGNGGLGRLAACYLDSMAALGIAGNGMGLRYSHGMFEQQIVKGNQVEVPDEWLNDAFSWEVVKPTRSVVVRFGGHVRGEEVEGRWVYFHEGYDAIRAVPYDVPIVGSENGQVNTLRLWRAVAMQDMDINAFNRGEFIEAVRHQSEAEAISQILYPNDQSHEGRVLRLKQQYLLVAAGLETIIGRFTGRGGNVKRLSESVAIQINDTHPALCVAELMRILIDGRGMDWETAWEQTKNTIHYTNHTIMPEALEEWSYETMKHLLPRITMILDEIHRRDRIENPELDPMMEWGKVKMATLSIIGSRRVNGVAKLHTEILKEELFAGRYQKYPEQFDSITNGVSHRRFLIGANPNLSRLITEKIGVDWRKKPELLQCLTDCSEDNGFLDELHRVKQGNKEELAAIIQQQMNICVDPSSIFDVHVKRIHAYKRQLLNVLHIMHLYNRIIDDHAQEMIPRTFVFAGKAAPGYYYAKRLIELIHAVSEKIEANPKTRDIIRVVFIPNFNVTVAERLYPAADLSEQISTASREASGTGNMKFMMNGAVTIGTLDGANVEIYREAGWDNMFVFGLKADEVLRYYRDDSYHALGEYQKDPRLKLVVDELVNGFFDKRPGAFQSIFDSLLLENDQFFVLRDFADYAETQQVVGRYYRDSYRWNRMQLSNIAHSGYFSSDRSIQEYAARIWRLGGKL